The following proteins are co-located in the Microcystis wesenbergii NRERC-220 genome:
- a CDS encoding IS630 transposase-related protein: MAAPYSDDLRQKAVSAVERGEKKSHVCRTLNISRNTLDLWLKRKKQTGTVAAKTNYRRGPKPKIDDLEAFQKLAEQYGHLTQEKMAQKWANPVSRMRIGQALKRIGFTRKKKLMATEKEMKKPEKSFSKKSEVMPRKDLSILMKLE, translated from the coding sequence ATGGCAGCACCCTATAGTGATGATTTAAGACAGAAAGCAGTGAGTGCCGTAGAGCGAGGGGAGAAAAAAAGCCATGTCTGTCGCACCCTCAATATTAGTCGTAATACATTAGACCTATGGCTGAAACGGAAGAAACAAACTGGGACGGTGGCCGCTAAAACTAACTATCGTCGAGGGCCGAAGCCCAAAATTGACGATTTAGAAGCCTTTCAAAAGTTGGCCGAACAATATGGGCATTTGACCCAAGAAAAAATGGCGCAAAAATGGGCTAACCCAGTCAGTAGGATGAGAATTGGTCAAGCGCTCAAAAGAATTGGATTTACTAGAAAAAAAAAACTTATGGCTACAGAGAAAGAGATGAAGAAGCCCGAAAAGAGTTTCTCCAAAAAATCAGAGGTTATGCCCCGGAAAGATTTGTCTATATTGATGAAGCTGGAATAG
- a CDS encoding IS66 family transposase: MCWVHEGRHYKKLTPYVACHQKALDKFLDDFWDYYRDLLAYKDAPSQQMAEKLRSEFWKLFDTQSGYQQLDERKQLTLLKISELLLVLDHPELPLHNNPAELAARTMVQRRNISYATQTLTGDSGLGYFYVPCCYYSEIRNQLF, translated from the coding sequence TTGTGTTGGGTACATGAGGGACGACATTATAAGAAGTTGACTCCTTATGTTGCTTGTCACCAAAAAGCTCTTGATAAATTCCTGGATGATTTCTGGGATTACTACCGAGACTTGCTGGCTTACAAAGATGCACCCAGTCAACAGATGGCAGAAAAACTCCGATCTGAGTTTTGGAAACTTTTCGATACTCAAAGCGGTTATCAACAGTTGGATGAGCGAAAACAATTAACCCTGCTGAAAATTTCGGAGTTGCTTTTAGTCTTAGATCATCCCGAATTGCCCTTGCATAATAATCCGGCGGAGTTAGCTGCTAGGACGATGGTGCAGCGACGTAATATTAGTTATGCTACTCAAACTCTGACAGGGGACTCAGGCTTGGGATACTTTTATGTCCCTTGTTGCTACTACTCGGAAATTAGGAATCAGCTTTTTTGA
- a CDS encoding transposase, protein MPYLIKKGKRLTLAIRGIRNTDTTVAIITYLLALGSLLKIDFKTLYLDRGFFSIAVIRWLQALKIPFIMPAIIRGKTGGIKQLIQGNKSYQTTYTMGQDQNNCVTFDLWIVCKYKKGKRNQHGIEYFAYVVYLPSIKLDYIHTAYRQRFGIETSYRIKNICCLKTPNKKPVIRLLFIGISFLLVNIWVNLLWRKVCFPRRGGRLIYRELFTFQQMLSFLRQAVDKIYQVVDTIYLPSG, encoded by the coding sequence ATGCCATATCTTATTAAAAAAGGAAAAAGATTAACTTTAGCTATTAGAGGAATTCGGAATACGGACACAACTGTCGCCATTATTACCTATTTATTAGCATTAGGCTCTCTTCTAAAGATAGATTTTAAAACTCTTTATTTAGACCGAGGCTTTTTTAGTATTGCTGTTATTCGTTGGCTACAAGCTTTGAAAATACCTTTCATTATGCCAGCAATTATTCGAGGTAAAACAGGGGGAATTAAGCAATTGATTCAAGGAAATAAAAGTTATCAAACTACTTATACTATGGGGCAAGACCAAAATAATTGTGTAACTTTTGATTTATGGATAGTTTGTAAGTACAAAAAAGGCAAAAGAAACCAGCATGGAATTGAATATTTTGCTTATGTAGTTTATTTGCCATCTATTAAACTAGATTATATTCATACTGCTTATCGTCAACGTTTTGGCATTGAGACTAGCTATAGAATTAAAAATATTTGTTGCCTTAAAACTCCCAATAAAAAGCCAGTTATTCGCTTATTATTTATCGGAATTTCCTTTCTTCTTGTTAATATTTGGGTTAATTTATTATGGCGAAAAGTTTGTTTTCCGAGACGTGGGGGACGCTTAATTTATCGAGAGTTATTTACTTTTCAACAAATGCTCTCGTTTTTAAGGCAAGCCGTTGATAAAATCTATCAAGTTGTTGATACCATCTATTTGCCTTCTGGCTAA
- a CDS encoding HypC/HybG/HupF family hydrogenase formation chaperone — MCLGIPGQITAIIDENHHLALVDVGGVKREVNIACIVDEDHPANTCVGDWVLVHVGFAMNRIDEDEAQETLNLLTQLAELEEEFNHN, encoded by the coding sequence ATGTGTTTAGGCATACCGGGACAAATTACGGCAATTATTGATGAAAACCATCATCTTGCTCTCGTCGATGTGGGGGGTGTAAAAAGAGAAGTAAATATCGCTTGCATTGTTGATGAAGACCATCCTGCTAATACTTGTGTAGGGGATTGGGTATTAGTTCATGTGGGTTTTGCCATGAATCGAATCGATGAAGATGAGGCGCAAGAAACCTTAAATTTATTAACACAATTAGCGGAATTAGAGGAAGAATTTAATCATAATTAA
- a CDS encoding IS630 transposase-related protein codes for MAAPYSDDLRQKAVSAVERGEKKSHVCRTLNISRNTLDIWLKRKKQTGTVAAKTNYRRGPKPQIDDLEAFQKLAEQYGHLTQEKMAQKWANPVSRMRIGQALKRIGFTRKKNLWLQRKR; via the coding sequence ATGGCAGCACCCTATAGTGATGATTTAAGACAGAAAGCAGTGAGTGCCGTAGAGCGAGGGGAGAAAAAAAGCCATGTCTGTCGCACCCTCAATATTAGTCGTAATACATTAGACATCTGGCTGAAACGGAAGAAACAAACTGGGACGGTGGCCGCTAAAACTAACTATCGTCGAGGGCCGAAGCCCCAAATTGACGATTTAGAAGCCTTTCAAAAGTTGGCCGAACAATATGGGCATTTGACCCAAGAAAAAATGGCCCAAAAATGGGCTAACCCAGTCAGTAGGATGAGAATTGGTCAAGCCCTCAAAAGAATTGGATTTACTAGAAAAAAAAACTTATGGCTACAGAGAAAGAGATGA
- a CDS encoding transposase → MIIDNASFHPKERIKKLLAKAGCEVLFLPAYSPDLNKIEKFWARLKNYVSQIINDSENLVDAVSKAFRHLS, encoded by the coding sequence ATCATCATTGATAACGCCAGTTTTCATCCCAAAGAGAGAATCAAAAAATTGTTAGCTAAAGCGGGATGTGAAGTGCTATTTTTACCCGCCTATTCTCCAGACCTCAACAAAATTGAAAAGTTCTGGGCTAGATTGAAAAACTATGTTAGTCAGATTATCAATGATAGTGAAAACCTTGTGGATGCTGTGAGTAAAGCCTTCAGGCATCTGTCCTAA
- a CDS encoding transposase yields MISGWWRGSTIAPMVFEGYCNTELVCEWIEQLLLPELLPGQIIIIDNASFHPKERIKKLLAKAGCEVLFLPAYSPDLNKIEKFWARLKNYVSQIINDSENLVDAVSKAFRHLS; encoded by the coding sequence GTGATCAGCGGTTGGTGGCGTGGTTCCACGATCGCGCCAATGGTGTTTGAGGGGTACTGTAATACAGAGTTGGTGTGTGAGTGGATAGAACAATTGCTATTACCCGAACTACTACCCGGTCAAATTATCATCATTGATAACGCCAGTTTTCATCCCAAAGAGAGAATCAAAAAATTGTTAGCTAAAGCGGGATGTGAAGTGCTATTTTTACCCGCCTATTCTCCAGACCTCAACAAAATTGAAAAGTTCTGGGCTAGATTGAAAAACTATGTTAGTCAGATTATCAATGATAGTGAAAACCTTGTGGATGCTGTGAGTAAAGCCTTCAGGCATCTGTCCTAA
- a CDS encoding transposase — protein MIIIDNASFHPKERIKKLLAKAGCEVLFLPAYSPDLNKIEKFWARLKNYVSQIINDSENLVDAVSKAFRYLS, from the coding sequence ATTATCATCATTGATAACGCCAGTTTTCATCCCAAAGAGAGAATCAAAAAATTGTTAGCTAAAGCGGGATGTGAAGTGCTATTTTTACCCGCCTATTCTCCAGACCTCAACAAAATTGAAAAGTTCTGGGCTAGATTGAAAAACTATGTTAGTCAGATTATCAATGATAGTGAAAACCTTGTGGATGCTGTGAGTAAAGCCTTCAGGTATCTGTCCTAA
- a CDS encoding transposase: MRGISCLDSIYNSIFFLTFLNVQHFCPYGYCHKSERFEALKLGHCSERVSVISGWWRGSTIAPMVFEGYCNTELVCEWIEQLLLPELLPGQIIIIDNASFHPKERIKKLLAKAGCEVLFLPAYSPDINKIEKFWARLKNYVSQIINDSENLVDAVSKAFRHLS; encoded by the coding sequence GTGAGGGGAATAAGTTGTCTAGATTCTATCTATAATAGCATTTTTTTTCTGACTTTTCTCAACGTTCAACACTTCTGCCCTTATGGATATTGTCACAAATCAGAAAGATTTGAGGCTTTAAAGTTAGGTCACTGTAGCGAAAGAGTTAGTGTGATCAGCGGTTGGTGGCGTGGTTCCACGATCGCGCCAATGGTGTTTGAGGGGTACTGTAATACAGAGTTGGTGTGTGAGTGGATAGAACAATTGCTATTACCCGAACTACTACCCGGTCAAATTATCATCATTGATAACGCCAGTTTTCATCCCAAAGAGAGAATCAAAAAATTGTTAGCTAAAGCGGGATGTGAAGTGCTATTTTTACCCGCCTATTCTCCAGATATCAACAAAATTGAAAAGTTCTGGGCTAGATTGAAAAACTATGTTAGTCAGATTATCAATGATAGTGAAAACCTTGTGGATGCTGTGAGTAAAGCCTTCAGGCATCTGTCCTAA
- the trmB gene encoding tRNA (guanosine(46)-N7)-methyltransferase TrmB: MAKVRVRQHVNPLSHKYRHPIAPPDWNQVYQDMTQPLHLDIGCARGKFLLQMAQVYPEINFLGIEIRQPLVIEANQERERLGLSNLAFVFGNMNVSPEILLQSLPADKLFWVSIQFPDPWFKQRHSKRRVVQPELVIALAKYMVAGGWVFLQSDVESIALEMTERFQAHPNFVRQHETPWLEENIFPVPTEREKSTYNKGQPVYRSLFRVR, encoded by the coding sequence TTGGCTAAAGTTCGCGTTCGTCAGCACGTCAATCCCTTAAGTCATAAATATCGCCATCCGATCGCTCCCCCCGATTGGAATCAAGTTTATCAGGATATGACGCAACCTCTCCATCTTGACATTGGTTGTGCGCGGGGTAAATTTTTGTTACAAATGGCCCAAGTATATCCAGAAATTAATTTTTTGGGGATTGAAATTCGTCAACCTTTGGTAATTGAAGCGAATCAGGAACGGGAAAGGTTAGGATTAAGTAATCTCGCTTTTGTTTTTGGCAATATGAATGTTTCCCCAGAAATTTTACTGCAATCTTTGCCCGCAGATAAGTTATTTTGGGTGTCGATTCAATTTCCCGATCCTTGGTTTAAACAGCGTCACAGTAAGCGTCGAGTTGTGCAGCCAGAATTAGTAATAGCTTTGGCTAAGTATATGGTAGCTGGGGGCTGGGTTTTTTTACAGTCGGATGTGGAATCGATCGCCCTGGAAATGACCGAGAGATTTCAAGCACATCCCAATTTTGTTCGGCAACATGAAACCCCCTGGTTAGAGGAAAATATTTTCCCCGTACCGACGGAAAGGGAAAAGTCCACTTATAATAAGGGTCAACCAGTTTATCGCTCGCTTTTTCGAGTTCGGTAG
- a CDS encoding NAD(P)H dehydrogenase subunit NdhS — translation MILPGSTVRVTNPDDTYYKFEGLAQRLSDGKVAVLFEGGNWDKLVTFNLSELEEVIIAPAKGKK, via the coding sequence ATGATTTTGCCAGGTAGTACCGTTCGAGTCACCAATCCCGATGATACCTACTATAAATTTGAAGGTTTAGCCCAGCGTTTAAGCGATGGGAAAGTGGCCGTTCTTTTTGAGGGGGGCAACTGGGATAAGTTAGTTACCTTTAATCTCTCGGAATTAGAAGAAGTAATTATTGCCCCGGCTAAAGGCAAAAAATAA
- the hypD gene encoding hydrogenase formation protein HypD: MKYVDEFRDPVKAAGLIQQIEQLSIRISEKRQKVTKIMEVCGGHTHSIFRYGIEAILPETIELIHGPGCPVCVMPRGRLDDAIFLAQQPNVILTTFGDTMRVPGSHLSLLQARAKGDDIRMVYSPRDALKIARENLDKEVIFLALGFETTVPSTALTVLEAQRDGINNFSLFSNHLVIIPALKALLDNPDLQLDGFVGPGHVSMVIGTEPYQVIAQEYHKPVVVSGFEPLDILQSIWMVLKQLDERRCEIENQYDRVVQNQGNRVALSAIDQVFELRDQFEWRGLGEIAQGGLKLRDEYSNFDAEKKFTLPNQRVKDHKACQCGEILKGVLKPWECKVFGTACTPEHPIGTCMVSSEGACAAYYKYGRN, encoded by the coding sequence ATGAAATACGTTGATGAATTTCGTGATCCCGTCAAAGCGGCAGGATTAATTCAACAAATTGAACAATTATCGATAAGAATCTCTGAAAAACGGCAAAAAGTTACTAAAATTATGGAGGTTTGTGGAGGTCATACCCACTCAATTTTTAGATACGGTATCGAGGCAATACTTCCAGAAACTATCGAATTAATTCATGGTCCTGGATGTCCCGTTTGTGTGATGCCGCGAGGTCGTTTAGATGATGCCATTTTTCTCGCACAACAACCGAACGTAATTCTGACAACTTTTGGCGATACTATGCGTGTCCCCGGTTCCCATTTGAGTCTGCTGCAAGCACGAGCAAAAGGTGATGATATTCGCATGGTTTATTCTCCTCGCGATGCCTTAAAAATTGCCAGAGAAAATCTCGATAAAGAAGTAATATTTCTAGCCTTAGGTTTTGAAACAACCGTTCCTAGCACAGCTTTAACCGTTTTAGAAGCACAAAGAGATGGCATCAATAATTTTAGTTTATTTTCTAATCATCTGGTGATTATTCCCGCTCTGAAAGCCTTGTTAGATAACCCAGATTTACAGTTAGACGGTTTTGTTGGTCCTGGTCATGTCAGCATGGTAATTGGCACAGAACCCTATCAAGTTATTGCCCAAGAATATCATAAACCTGTGGTAGTTTCTGGGTTTGAACCTTTGGATATTCTCCAATCAATTTGGATGGTATTAAAACAATTAGATGAGCGGAGATGTGAGATCGAAAATCAGTACGATCGAGTGGTACAAAATCAAGGAAATAGAGTCGCTTTATCGGCAATCGACCAAGTTTTTGAACTGCGGGATCAGTTTGAATGGCGAGGTTTAGGAGAAATTGCTCAAGGAGGGTTAAAACTGCGAGATGAGTACAGTAATTTTGATGCGGAGAAGAAATTTACTTTACCCAATCAGCGCGTTAAAGATCACAAAGCTTGTCAGTGTGGCGAAATTCTTAAAGGTGTTTTAAAACCCTGGGAATGTAAAGTATTTGGGACTGCTTGTACTCCTGAACATCCCATCGGTACTTGTATGGTTTCTAGTGAAGGTGCTTGTGCCGCTTATTATAAGTATGGTAGAAATTAG
- a CDS encoding tetratricopeptide repeat protein: MGYSIDVDGTNFDSEVIEKSYLNTVILDFYALWCGPCKLVKPMLEKLASEYNFILAKIDIDKSPELAEQYDVEGVPDVRIVSKGEVLPCFVGALPEEQIRDLFYRLDLQSELATGLAEIQEAIALDDLPAAKQLFDRLFPKYPDEPQLVIMAVKFLMRLEKWSDAYRLISAIKEENPPIKGWKTLLEFQQLKPENNPLDPIFFTGINSALKEDYAAALDKLISVVGESRKYRQDGARKAMLAIFQILGVSHPLTQEYQAKLTFLLY, translated from the coding sequence ATGGGATATTCTATCGATGTAGATGGGACAAATTTTGACAGTGAAGTGATCGAGAAGTCCTATCTAAATACAGTGATTTTAGACTTTTATGCCCTGTGGTGTGGACCATGTAAATTGGTAAAACCGATGCTGGAAAAACTGGCAAGTGAATATAATTTTATCCTGGCCAAAATAGATATAGATAAAAGTCCCGAATTAGCCGAACAATACGATGTAGAAGGAGTTCCAGATGTGCGAATTGTCAGCAAGGGAGAAGTGTTACCCTGTTTTGTCGGTGCTTTGCCAGAAGAACAAATTAGAGACTTATTTTACCGTCTCGATTTACAATCGGAATTAGCAACAGGATTAGCAGAAATACAAGAAGCGATCGCCCTCGATGATTTGCCCGCAGCTAAACAATTATTCGATCGTCTTTTTCCCAAATATCCCGACGAACCGCAATTAGTTATTATGGCGGTAAAATTTCTCATGCGTCTAGAAAAATGGTCAGATGCTTACCGATTAATCAGTGCTATTAAAGAAGAAAATCCACCGATCAAAGGTTGGAAAACTCTCCTAGAATTTCAACAGTTAAAACCAGAAAATAATCCCCTCGATCCGATATTTTTTACTGGGATTAATTCCGCATTAAAAGAAGATTATGCCGCCGCTTTAGATAAACTGATCAGCGTGGTGGGAGAAAGTAGAAAATATCGTCAGGATGGGGCAAGAAAAGCCATGTTAGCCATATTTCAGATTTTAGGAGTTAGTCATCCCCTCACCCAAGAATACCAAGCAAAGTTAACATTTCTGCTCTACTAG
- a CDS encoding HNH endonuclease, giving the protein MSKVLVLNASYEPLNITSWRRAIVLLLKGKAESLEHNGKVVCRDLPLPSVIRLRQYVRVPYKEIPLTRRNILERDHHTCQYCLYRGEQLTIDHVIPRSRGGGDTWENLVAACVRCNVHKGNRTPKEANMSLHAQPRRPYSSLHFELLKHTRENHNHEWRKYVIGI; this is encoded by the coding sequence ATGAGCAAGGTTCTCGTGTTGAATGCCTCCTACGAACCGCTAAATATTACCAGTTGGCGGCGCGCGATCGTTTTATTGTTGAAAGGAAAAGCTGAATCCCTAGAACATAACGGAAAAGTGGTTTGTCGTGACTTACCGCTACCTTCTGTTATCCGTCTTAGGCAATACGTCCGTGTTCCCTACAAGGAAATTCCTTTAACCCGTCGTAATATTCTCGAACGAGATCATCACACCTGTCAATACTGTCTCTACCGAGGTGAACAATTAACCATCGATCATGTGATTCCCCGTTCTCGCGGAGGGGGTGATACCTGGGAGAATTTAGTGGCGGCTTGTGTGCGTTGTAATGTGCATAAAGGCAATCGTACACCAAAAGAGGCCAATATGTCCCTGCACGCCCAACCCCGTCGTCCCTACAGCAGTCTCCACTTTGAGCTATTAAAGCACACCAGGGAGAATCACAATCACGAATGGCGTAAATATGTCATCGGCATTTAG
- a CDS encoding IS4 family transposase: MMTNFSKLIKELLKPLPKNDYPALDTFTFLSCWIGFALDKSIVSMRDLCSRMVLQGINVNLSTFSKASKIRETSPFEKVIVELNKRLVAKKGIENARALFPIDSTIISLTSKLLWSQGWHQVKLFSGLNSITTEVVGILIHFGQGHDSKEGGKTIEAIPVNGVGAMDRGFASNQRITELLESSDKHFVLRVKNNISLEMLENGKCKLGKDKRQIEVRVVAFCDLESQTEFRLATDLPLEGEGAVSNEEVAEIYIQRWQIELLWKFLKMHLKLDNLITKNENGIRLHIYSCIIAYLILQLIDIEEGFGKSLLDKLRYLQSFMCQHISYVHWFRRIVYSI; encoded by the coding sequence CTGATGACGAATTTTTCAAAACTCATAAAAGAGCTTCTCAAACCACTGCCTAAAAATGACTACCCCGCTTTAGATACTTTTACATTTTTGTCCTGTTGGATTGGTTTTGCTTTAGATAAAAGCATCGTCAGTATGAGGGACTTATGCAGTAGAATGGTACTTCAAGGAATTAATGTAAATTTATCCACATTTTCTAAGGCAAGCAAAATTAGAGAAACAAGTCCATTTGAGAAAGTCATTGTCGAATTAAATAAGCGTTTAGTTGCCAAAAAAGGAATAGAGAATGCGCGAGCTTTATTTCCTATTGACTCAACAATAATTAGCTTAACCAGTAAATTACTATGGTCCCAGGGATGGCATCAAGTAAAACTATTCTCTGGTCTTAATAGTATCACAACAGAGGTGGTCGGAATACTCATCCATTTTGGTCAAGGTCATGACTCAAAAGAAGGAGGAAAAACGATAGAAGCAATTCCTGTAAATGGAGTTGGAGCAATGGATAGAGGATTTGCGTCTAATCAAAGAATCACCGAATTATTAGAGAGTAGTGACAAGCATTTTGTCTTGAGAGTGAAAAATAATATTAGCCTAGAGATGCTCGAAAATGGCAAGTGTAAACTCGGAAAAGATAAAAGACAAATAGAAGTAAGAGTAGTCGCTTTTTGCGACCTAGAAAGTCAAACAGAATTTCGGCTGGCGACAGATTTACCTCTAGAAGGAGAAGGAGCAGTTAGTAATGAAGAAGTTGCCGAAATTTACATCCAAAGATGGCAAATAGAACTGCTGTGGAAATTTTTAAAAATGCATCTAAAGTTGGATAATCTAATCACTAAAAACGAGAACGGAATCCGCCTACATATCTATAGTTGCATTATCGCTTATCTGATTCTACAGCTAATAGATATTGAAGAAGGATTTGGGAAAAGCTTATTAGACAAACTGCGCTATTTACAGAGTTTCATGTGTCAACATATTAGCTATGTACACTGGTTCCGGAGGATTGTCTATTCAATTTAA
- a CDS encoding metallophosphoesterase family protein translates to MNFRFAILSDPHIALPTTILNHSNRFHLVEVSIPALKIVLDHLITLNLDFLLIAGDLTQDGEPENHRWLADCLATLPFPVYVVPGNHDVLSLTATENQIGLADFPFYYQQFGYSDPEQIYYQKEILPGVQLIGLNSNQFDDQGKQIGSLDAEQLHWLKQILPALKNDLVMVMIHHNVIEHLPGQSNHELGKRYMLANAVELLDILQENGVKLLITGHLHVQDLAFARGIYEITTGSLVSYPHPYRVLEYCENTVELAIESFHLQNIPGWENLPAISRQWLGDRSYPFMMRLLTCHPLNLPVSLAEELAPKLRNFWADVAQGDTIFDFSDFPPLVRRYFYAFSAIDPLGNPHFIDNQAVIRVC, encoded by the coding sequence ATGAATTTCCGTTTCGCCATTCTCAGCGATCCTCATATCGCTTTACCCACAACCATTTTAAACCATTCTAATCGCTTTCATCTGGTGGAAGTGAGTATTCCCGCTTTAAAAATTGTTTTAGACCATCTCATCACCCTTAACCTCGATTTTCTGCTGATTGCTGGCGATTTAACCCAAGATGGTGAACCAGAAAATCATCGTTGGTTAGCCGATTGTTTAGCCACTTTACCCTTTCCCGTCTATGTTGTGCCGGGTAATCATGATGTTTTGAGTTTAACCGCAACAGAAAACCAGATCGGTTTAGCAGATTTTCCCTTTTATTATCAACAATTTGGTTACAGCGACCCCGAACAAATATACTACCAAAAAGAAATTTTACCCGGAGTGCAATTAATCGGTCTTAATTCTAATCAATTCGATGACCAAGGTAAACAAATTGGCAGTTTAGATGCAGAACAATTGCATTGGTTAAAACAGATTTTACCAGCGCTAAAAAACGATCTAGTGATGGTGATGATCCATCATAACGTTATCGAGCATTTACCCGGACAAAGCAATCATGAATTAGGTAAACGCTATATGTTGGCTAATGCGGTAGAACTACTCGATATACTACAGGAAAACGGCGTAAAATTGTTGATTACTGGCCATCTCCACGTGCAGGATCTGGCTTTTGCTAGAGGTATCTATGAAATTACCACCGGTTCCCTCGTCAGTTATCCCCATCCCTACCGGGTGCTAGAATATTGCGAAAACACGGTTGAATTAGCCATAGAATCCTTTCATCTGCAAAATATACCCGGATGGGAGAATTTACCCGCTATTTCTCGGCAATGGTTAGGCGATCGCTCTTATCCTTTTATGATGCGTTTGTTAACCTGCCATCCCCTCAATCTTCCCGTGAGTCTAGCGGAGGAATTAGCCCCGAAATTACGAAATTTTTGGGCAGATGTGGCCCAAGGTGACACAATCTTCGATTTTAGCGATTTTCCGCCCCTAGTACGCCGTTATTTCTACGCTTTCAGTGCCATCGATCCCCTCGGCAATCCTCATTTTATCGACAATCAAGCTGTAATTAGGGTTTGCTGA
- a CDS encoding HAS-barrel domain-containing protein, whose protein sequence is MRPPLPQLATDNRHPDHIAEVIETTTTEFLAQCLEPEELNFPFMPAFGSWVKAYDEETGNKIFGIVTFATTAPIDSVHRARALGLSLAELREQQPQIFAMLKTEFRATIVGFETLPGQVNGNGAGRGYIYQYIPPRPPQIHQAVYQCESLEVVYFSEQLDFLRILLQVKNTPVEALAAASIRQMYQLRQADRQWLVNVGRQLSVLLKDDYDRLRYILSQIHIHA, encoded by the coding sequence ATGCGTCCACCCTTACCGCAATTGGCTACGGATAACCGCCATCCCGATCATATCGCCGAAGTTATCGAGACGACGACGACCGAGTTTTTAGCGCAATGTTTGGAACCAGAGGAGTTAAACTTTCCTTTTATGCCCGCTTTTGGTAGTTGGGTGAAAGCCTACGATGAAGAAACGGGTAATAAGATTTTTGGGATTGTCACCTTTGCCACCACTGCCCCCATCGATTCGGTACATCGCGCTAGAGCTTTGGGGTTGTCTTTGGCTGAATTGCGGGAACAACAGCCGCAGATTTTTGCTATGTTAAAAACGGAATTTCGGGCAACTATTGTCGGTTTTGAAACCCTGCCTGGACAAGTTAATGGCAATGGTGCCGGGCGAGGTTATATCTATCAATATATTCCTCCCCGGCCTCCACAAATTCATCAGGCAGTTTATCAATGTGAGTCGTTAGAAGTGGTTTATTTTAGCGAACAATTAGACTTTTTAAGAATTTTATTACAGGTCAAGAATACTCCCGTGGAAGCTTTGGCAGCCGCTTCTATCCGTCAGATGTATCAATTACGTCAAGCCGATCGACAGTGGTTAGTAAATGTGGGCAGACAGTTAAGTGTTTTACTCAAAGATGATTACGATCGCTTGCGTTATATTCTTAGTCAAATTCATATTCACGCTTAG
- a CDS encoding transposase — MIIDNASFHPKERIKKLLAKAGCEVLFLPAYSPDLNKIEKFWARLKNYVSQIINDSENLVDAVSKAFRYLS; from the coding sequence ATCATCATTGATAACGCCAGTTTTCATCCCAAAGAGAGAATCAAAAAATTGTTAGCTAAAGCGGGATGTGAAGTGCTATTTTTACCCGCCTATTCTCCAGACCTCAACAAAATTGAAAAGTTCTGGGCTAGATTGAAAAACTATGTTAGTCAGATTATCAATGATAGTGAAAACCTTGTGGATGCTGTGAGTAAAGCCTTCAGGTATCTGTCCTAA